The genomic stretch GGCACTCTTTAAGTTCGTGAGGCGTAACTTTTGCCCCGAGGATCTGTACTCCGTTTGCAAAAGCGTTAGCAATGTTCCTTTTTCCCTGATCATGAACTATTAGGACGCGTTGTCCTTCTTGTAGGCCAAATGTGCCTTCAAGAATCCCGCGGGCTCTTGTCGCAAGAGTCGGCATAATACCTTCAGGTAGTCGAAAACGTGGAGCTTCTGGTAAACGGGGTGCTCCGATCCTTTCTGCCATTGTATTGCCTCCTAATTTTGCGATACATATTATTCTCGATACCAAATCTTGAAAATTTCAGTTGAATTTAAAAATCTTTCGGCATAAGATAGGTATATGAAGAAAATAGCAATCGTTGGCCTTGGACTCATAGGCGGATCGCTTGCGAAAGCTTTTAAGAGGGAGGGGTTCTATGTTATTGGAATTCCTCATAGACAGGAAACATTGGATAAAGCAGAACAAGTTGGAGCGATAGATGAAGGATCCCTCGATCTAAAATCTGTTTCCGATGCCGATTTTATTTTTATCTGTACTCCGATCAATCAAATAATCCCGACTCTAAAGCTGTTTGCCGTAAGCTGTAAGCCGGGAGCTATCGTCACCGATGTTGCATCAACAAAACAAGAGATCGTATCTCAAGCGGAAAAGCTTGTGCCCAAGGGAACCTTCTTTGTAGGCGGACATCCCATGGCTGGTAAAGAAAAAGTTAAATTCGAAGAATCCGATGCCGACATCTTTTCGGGAAAAACTTACATCCTAACTCAAACTTCAAAGACCAGTAAGAAAGCGCTCGAAGCTCTTAAAGACATAGTGACACAGCTGCATAGCACCATAGTGACCTTCGACCCTAAGACCCACGATCTAGTAGTCGCCGGCATAAGCCACGTTCCATTAGCTGTTTCAGTGGCACTTGTTAATTCAGTTATGAATTCCGAACAAAAAGATAATATGAAGCAAACTGCTTCATCCGGCTTTCGCGATACAACTCGTGTTGCTTCAGGCGACCCCGAACTTGGCGTCAATATGTTCACGACGAATAAGAAAGCCGTTCTAAAGACATTGAAAGAATTCAAGAAAGCGCTCTCAAATATTGAAAAGCTCATTAAGACTGGCGATTCTTCTGGACTTAAGGCTGAATTAGAACGCGCAAAATCATTTAGAGATTCAATATATGGGTAGCTTGAAGATAAATCCTACTTCTGGCCTCATAGGCGAAATAACAGTTCCAGGAGATAAATCAATATCTCACCGCGCAATTATGCTTGGCGCATTGGCCAATGGTGAAACGGTTGTACATGGATTTTTGAATTCCGCGGATTGTATTGCGACGGCAGAATGCTTTCGTAATTTAGGAATTGAAATAGAGCATAGAACTTTGAACTTGGAACAAGGAACTCAGGCATTGATCAGGGGAAAGGGATTAAGGGGATTAACAAAATCTACAAAAACTTTAGATGTTGGGAATTCGGGGACGACCATACGATTGATGTCTGGGATTCTTGCGGCGCAATCTTTTGAAACGGAGATCACTGGTGATCTTTCCATTCAGAAAAGACCTATGAAGAGAGTTGTTGATCCATTAACGTTAATGGGCGCAAAAATTGAGGGACAATTTGCACCGCTAAAGATTTCGGGTGAGAATCTTCATGGTATAAAATACGAACTCCCTATGGCTTCCGCTCAAGTAAAGTCTGCAATCCTTCTTGCCGGGCTTTATACAAAAGGGAAAACGATCGTTATTGAAAAAATTCCATCAAGAGATCACACCGAGAGAATGCTTTCTTATTTTGGATTATCTCTAAAGAGATTCGGTGGCGAGATATCAATTGAAGGCGGAGTTGAATTCGACGGGAGAGAGATATTTGTCCCCGGCGATATTTCATCCGCGGCATATTTTCTTGTTGCGGGGATTTTGGCTCCAAATTCAAATATATTAATCAGGAATGTCGGCACAAATCCGACACGAACAGGTATCCTTGAAGTCCTTCATCGGATGGGGGCCGAAGTTGAAGTGCTTAATGAAGAGCTTCTTTCTGGCGAACCTCGCGCTAATTTAGAAATTAGAAATTCGAAAGTAGAAATTGGAAAGTTGGTGGGGATCGAAATTGGTGGAGAATTGATACCTCGCATTATTGACGAAATTCCTATTATCGCTGTTCTCGCAACTCAAGCTATAGGGGACACTATCATCAAAGACGCAAAAGAACTTCGCGTGAAAGAAAGCGATCGAATAAAGACCGTTATTTCCGAATTAACAAAAATGGGAGC from Candidatus Saganbacteria bacterium encodes the following:
- a CDS encoding prephenate dehydrogenase/arogenate dehydrogenase family protein gives rise to the protein MKKIAIVGLGLIGGSLAKAFKREGFYVIGIPHRQETLDKAEQVGAIDEGSLDLKSVSDADFIFICTPINQIIPTLKLFAVSCKPGAIVTDVASTKQEIVSQAEKLVPKGTFFVGGHPMAGKEKVKFEESDADIFSGKTYILTQTSKTSKKALEALKDIVTQLHSTIVTFDPKTHDLVVAGISHVPLAVSVALVNSVMNSEQKDNMKQTASSGFRDTTRVASGDPELGVNMFTTNKKAVLKTLKEFKKALSNIEKLIKTGDSSGLKAELERAKSFRDSIYG